The following proteins are encoded in a genomic region of Hymenobacter siberiensis:
- a CDS encoding anhydro-N-acetylmuramic acid kinase: protein MNPYLARLVAVAQQPSRRIIGLMSGTSLDGLDVALCHCEGHGAGLQTTLEHFTTLPYSAEFRQRLRAISQPTVALQDVAILNAEVARQHAEMVLVCLQSWQVAVAEVDLIASHGQTIWHAPHHQHQHAEFPYHATLQIGDGDHLAALTGISTVADFRQKHVAHGFEGAPLAGYADQLLFASPTENRLLLNLGGIANFTYLPAQPAAGLPLTTDTGPGNTLLDAVTRQHFPGREYDENGAIAASGTVHAALLRELLNHPFFAAPLPKTTGPELFAPAYLHEAQITTGTSSLPPADVLATLVELTATGVATAVHQCFPATEQPDATCYVSGGGSHNSALLQALQRHLPAVRIAPIDALGIPADAKEAVLFAVLANETIAGNPDISLGKICLP, encoded by the coding sequence GTGAATCCCTACCTCGCTCGTCTTGTCGCCGTGGCGCAGCAGCCCAGCCGCCGCATCATCGGCCTCATGTCGGGCACTTCGCTCGATGGGCTGGACGTGGCCCTGTGCCACTGCGAAGGCCATGGTGCGGGGCTACAGACCACACTGGAGCATTTTACCACCCTGCCCTATTCTGCGGAATTCCGGCAGCGGCTGCGGGCCATCTCGCAGCCCACGGTGGCGTTGCAGGACGTGGCCATCCTAAACGCTGAGGTGGCTCGGCAACACGCGGAAATGGTGCTGGTCTGCCTGCAATCGTGGCAGGTGGCGGTGGCCGAGGTCGACCTCATTGCCAGCCACGGCCAAACCATCTGGCACGCCCCGCACCATCAGCATCAGCATGCTGAATTTCCATACCATGCCACGCTGCAAATCGGCGATGGCGACCACCTGGCGGCGCTCACCGGCATCAGCACCGTGGCCGATTTCCGGCAAAAACACGTAGCCCACGGCTTTGAGGGTGCCCCGCTGGCCGGCTACGCCGACCAGCTGTTATTTGCTTCGCCCACCGAAAACCGCCTGCTGCTCAACCTGGGCGGCATTGCCAACTTCACCTACCTGCCGGCCCAGCCCGCCGCCGGCCTGCCCCTCACCACCGACACCGGCCCCGGCAATACCCTGCTCGATGCCGTGACGCGGCAGCATTTCCCGGGCCGCGAGTACGATGAGAACGGTGCCATTGCGGCCAGTGGCACCGTTCATGCAGCCCTGCTGCGGGAGCTGCTGAACCATCCGTTCTTCGCCGCGCCACTGCCCAAAACCACCGGCCCCGAGCTGTTTGCCCCCGCCTACCTGCACGAGGCGCAGATTACAACCGGTACTTCCTCCCTCCCACCCGCCGATGTGTTGGCCACCCTGGTCGAGCTAACGGCTACCGGCGTAGCCACTGCCGTTCACCAGTGCTTCCCGGCCACCGAACAGCCCGACGCGACCTGCTACGTAAGCGGCGGCGGCAGCCACAATAGCGCGCTGCTTCAGGCCCTGCAACGGCACCTACCCGCCGTCCGCATTGCACCCATCGACGCACTGGGCATCCCCGCCGATGCCAAAGAAGCCGTGCTATTCGCCGTGCTGGCTAACGAAACCATTGCGGGCAACCCCGACATCAGCCTGGGCAAAATATGCCTGCCATAA
- a CDS encoding CARDB domain-containing protein, with product MGFYLSTDNVFSANDVLVGSQPNTTLYGGGYLSIYSNITVPTGTATGTYYVLFVAAPANLVAETNENNNVASTTIQVVAPGIDLQISQVFMNLTSVAPGTSVGVTSYIYNSGNTTSPSSNVGYYLSSNTTLDANDMLMSTTTGGQLGANQSSTSYSSVTVPTGTAAGNYYLLAVADPTNVVSETNENNNVGYYQFTVTGPFTGIIVPYSGSNTVTTCNTTVYDHGGFGNYSDNANGTLTINPGTANSRIQLSFNSFVLEGCCDRLMIYDGPNAQSPLLATLTAMPSLPIMATNSTGVLTLVFTSDGSVTYAGFDAAVTCVTAPVVLPDLLLTQIGASPSSVPAGGNLSLSATVANQGGGSAANSAVGYYLSTNQTLDASDILLGSSAGTSLAVSASATHQLVAAVPASVTPGAYYVLFMADPLNVVAESNETNNLASLAVTVTTGLAAREQTAGYSVAVAPNPVANGNALRVQMTGVGATCTASVDLFNALGQRVSSQQLQLGTGRANQAEISMRGLATGVYVLHLTGPNLNVTRRVVIE from the coding sequence ATTGGCTTTTATTTGTCGACTGACAACGTGTTCAGCGCGAACGATGTGCTGGTGGGCAGCCAGCCGAATACCACGCTGTACGGCGGTGGCTATCTGAGCATCTACTCGAATATTACGGTGCCGACCGGCACGGCTACGGGCACGTACTACGTGCTGTTTGTGGCCGCCCCGGCCAACCTGGTGGCCGAAACCAACGAGAACAACAACGTGGCCAGCACCACCATTCAGGTAGTGGCTCCGGGCATCGACCTGCAGATTTCGCAGGTGTTCATGAACCTCACGTCGGTGGCCCCCGGCACGTCGGTTGGGGTTACGTCTTATATCTACAACTCGGGCAACACTACCTCGCCGAGCAGCAACGTGGGCTACTACCTGTCGAGCAACACCACCTTGGATGCCAACGACATGCTGATGAGTACCACCACCGGCGGCCAGCTGGGGGCCAACCAGTCGTCGACCTCGTATAGCAGCGTAACCGTTCCCACGGGTACTGCCGCCGGCAACTACTACCTGCTGGCCGTAGCCGACCCCACGAACGTGGTGAGTGAAACCAACGAAAATAACAACGTGGGCTATTACCAGTTTACGGTGACAGGTCCCTTCACGGGCATTATCGTGCCTTACAGCGGCAGCAATACCGTGACCACCTGCAACACGACGGTGTATGACCACGGTGGATTTGGCAACTACTCGGACAATGCCAACGGTACGCTGACCATTAACCCCGGCACGGCCAACAGCCGCATCCAGCTTTCGTTCAACTCATTTGTGTTGGAAGGCTGCTGCGACCGATTAATGATTTACGATGGCCCGAATGCCCAGTCGCCGCTGCTGGCCACGCTCACGGCCATGCCGTCGCTGCCCATCATGGCTACCAACTCGACCGGTGTCCTAACGCTGGTGTTCACGAGCGATGGCAGCGTGACGTACGCGGGCTTTGATGCCGCCGTGACCTGCGTAACCGCTCCCGTGGTGCTGCCCGACCTACTGCTGACGCAGATTGGCGCTTCGCCTTCGTCGGTACCCGCCGGGGGCAACCTCTCGCTGAGTGCCACAGTGGCCAACCAGGGCGGCGGCTCGGCGGCCAACTCGGCCGTGGGGTACTACCTCTCCACCAACCAGACGCTGGATGCCAGCGACATTCTGCTGGGCAGCAGCGCCGGCACTTCCCTGGCGGTCAGCGCGAGCGCCACCCACCAGCTGGTGGCCGCAGTGCCGGCCAGCGTGACGCCCGGGGCGTACTACGTGCTATTTATGGCCGACCCGCTGAACGTGGTGGCTGAATCGAACGAAACTAACAACCTGGCATCGCTGGCCGTGACGGTAACCACCGGCCTGGCTGCCCGCGAGCAAACGGCTGGCTACAGCGTGGCCGTGGCACCCAATCCCGTGGCCAATGGCAATGCCCTGCGCGTGCAAATGACCGGAGTGGGCGCTACCTGCACGGCTTCGGTGGACCTGTTCAATGCCCTGGGGCAGCGCGTGAGCTCGCAGCAGCTGCAGTTGGGTACCGGCCGTGCCAATCAGGCTGAGATTTCGATGCGTGGCCTGGCTACTGGGGTGTATGTGCTGCACCTCACCGGCCCAAACCTGAACGTGACCCGGCGCGTGGTAATCGAATAA
- a CDS encoding CARDB domain-containing protein has protein sequence MTATSSTLGFYLSTNTTLDVSDVLLSTVTGGALAANLSSYRSANLTVPVGTAAGSYYVLFVADPANAVTETNETNNVSSLALTVIAPTVDLSVTYPYVSPTTVAAGASANASCYLNNLGNAVASPAKCLFQIK, from the coding sequence GTGACTGCTACGAGCAGCACGCTGGGCTTTTACCTTTCAACCAATACTACGCTGGATGTCAGCGACGTGTTGCTGTCGACCGTGACGGGCGGTGCATTGGCTGCCAACTTGTCGTCGTACCGCTCGGCTAACCTGACGGTGCCAGTAGGTACGGCGGCGGGTAGTTACTACGTGCTGTTCGTGGCCGACCCGGCCAACGCCGTGACGGAAACCAATGAGACCAACAACGTAAGCAGCCTGGCCCTGACGGTAATTGCGCCGACGGTGGACCTGTCGGTGACTTATCCATATGTATCGCCGACTACGGTGGCGGCAGGGGCCAGCGCCAATGCTTCGTGCTACCTCAACAACCTGGGCAATGCGGTAGCCAGCCCGGCTAAGTGCTTGTTCCAAATTAAATAG
- a CDS encoding CARDB domain-containing protein, which translates to MLNDILLTSQYSGPLTTTYSSSRYGTAAIPTGLTPGTYYILFVADYQGQVAETNENNNVASVVITVAPPGVDLIVQQPSLYYSSTVPGGTVQASASVFTKAT; encoded by the coding sequence ATGCTTAATGACATCCTGCTGACTTCGCAGTACAGTGGGCCGCTCACGACGACGTATTCGTCGTCGCGCTACGGCACGGCGGCCATTCCGACGGGCCTGACGCCCGGGACGTACTACATTTTGTTTGTAGCGGATTATCAGGGCCAGGTAGCGGAGACGAATGAGAACAACAACGTTGCTTCTGTGGTAATTACGGTGGCCCCTCCCGGCGTGGATTTGATAGTGCAGCAGCCCTCGCTCTACTACAGCTCGACCGTGCCGGGTGGTACGGTGCAGGCCTCGGCATCGGTATTTACCAAGGCAACGTGA
- a CDS encoding CARDB domain-containing protein, whose amino-acid sequence MRWGGATMVPATAGNKIRLQFSQFNIDPYYDVVRIYYGSSTSAPLIGEYTNYNLPPASVYATNATGSLTVVLQSDYYYYYYYYLSGIEAVTSCVTTMPLADLAVQGASVSPLSTVAGNTVSLSCSIYNIGAGVATSSNVGYYFSTDAILDASDVLLGNSTGYALNPGLSSSRYASVTIPATTAPGSYYILFAGDYLNQVSESNENNNVASVNVTVVAPSIDLTILQPSVTPTTTAVGTPISMSCSILNTGNAVAPSSSMGFYISTNNTLDA is encoded by the coding sequence ATGCGTTGGGGGGGGGCTACGATGGTGCCCGCCACGGCCGGCAATAAAATCCGGCTGCAATTCAGCCAGTTCAACATTGACCCTTACTACGATGTGGTGCGGATTTATTACGGCAGCTCGACTTCGGCCCCGCTCATTGGGGAGTACACCAACTACAACCTGCCCCCCGCTTCGGTATATGCCACCAACGCCACGGGCAGCCTGACGGTCGTACTCCAAAGTGACTACTACTACTACTACTACTACTACCTGAGCGGCATTGAAGCAGTTACTTCGTGCGTGACGACGATGCCGCTGGCCGATTTGGCCGTGCAGGGGGCGTCGGTTAGTCCGCTGAGCACGGTGGCCGGCAACACGGTGTCGCTGAGCTGCTCCATCTATAACATTGGGGCGGGCGTGGCTACCAGCAGCAACGTAGGGTATTATTTCTCGACTGATGCTATACTGGATGCCAGCGACGTGCTGCTGGGCAATTCGACGGGCTACGCGCTGAATCCGGGCTTGTCGAGCAGCCGTTACGCTTCGGTTACCATTCCGGCTACGACTGCCCCGGGCAGCTATTACATCCTGTTTGCTGGCGACTACCTGAACCAGGTGAGTGAGAGCAACGAAAATAATAATGTGGCTTCGGTGAACGTGACAGTGGTAGCGCCCAGCATTGACCTGACCATTCTGCAGCCTTCGGTGACGCCAACGACTACGGCCGTGGGTACGCCGATATCCATGAGCTGCTCCATTCTGAACACGGGCAATGCCGTGGCACCCAGTAGCAGCATGGGCTTCTACATCTCGACGAACAATACGCTGGATGCTTAA
- a CDS encoding FtsB family cell division protein, with protein MNLPSFISPILRVVRSFYFLTGVGFLVWMLVFDANDVGKQFDIYQKWTELRNEKQYYLDNIEVVKKDRAELMSSPALLEKFAREKYLMKRPGEDVFVLVPQSDNQ; from the coding sequence ATGAATCTACCTTCCTTCATTAGCCCGATACTTCGGGTAGTGCGCAGCTTCTATTTTCTGACCGGCGTGGGCTTTTTAGTCTGGATGCTGGTGTTCGATGCCAACGACGTGGGCAAGCAGTTCGACATCTACCAGAAATGGACGGAGTTGCGCAATGAGAAGCAATACTACCTCGACAACATTGAGGTGGTGAAAAAAGACCGGGCCGAACTGATGAGCTCGCCAGCATTGCTGGAAAAATTTGCGCGGGAGAAATACCTGATGAAACGCCCCGGTGAGGACGTATTCGTGTTGGTGCCCCAAAGCGATAATCAATAA
- the eno gene encoding phosphopyruvate hydratase — protein sequence MSFISQIHARQIFDSRGNPTVEVDVTLDSGVVGRAAVPSGASTGKHEAVEMRDNDKSMYMGKGVLKAVENVNSRIAEELVGFSVYEQALLDKIMIELDGTPNKANLGANAILGVSLAAARAAAQDAGMPLYRYIGGVGASTLPVPMMNILNGGSHADNSIDFQEFMIMPTGASSFSEALRWGTEIFHHLKDVLKKQGFSTNVGDEGGFAPNIKSNEDAIKIVLQAIETAGYRPGEDVFIAMDAAVSEFYEDGVYHFKKSTGDKLTSSQMVDYWADWVKKYPIISLEDGMDEDDWSGWKSLTERVGKQTQLVGDDLFVTNVDRLQRGIDENIANAILIKVNQIGTLTETIAAVNLGRRNGYKSIMSHRSGETEDSTIADLAVALNTGQIKTGSASRSDRMAKYNQLLRIEEELGEVAYFPGKKM from the coding sequence ATGAGCTTCATCTCGCAAATTCACGCTCGCCAGATTTTTGATTCCCGCGGTAATCCGACGGTAGAAGTTGATGTTACGCTCGATTCGGGCGTGGTAGGCCGCGCCGCCGTTCCTTCGGGTGCCAGCACCGGCAAACATGAGGCGGTGGAAATGCGCGACAACGATAAGTCGATGTACATGGGCAAAGGCGTGCTGAAAGCCGTGGAGAACGTGAATTCGCGCATTGCGGAGGAACTGGTGGGCTTCTCGGTGTATGAGCAAGCCTTGCTCGATAAAATAATGATTGAGCTGGACGGCACGCCTAATAAAGCTAACCTGGGGGCTAATGCCATTCTGGGCGTGAGCCTGGCTGCTGCCCGTGCTGCGGCGCAGGATGCGGGCATGCCGCTATACCGCTACATCGGTGGGGTAGGGGCTTCGACGCTGCCGGTGCCGATGATGAACATCCTGAACGGCGGCTCGCACGCCGACAACTCGATTGACTTCCAGGAGTTCATGATTATGCCCACGGGCGCTTCGTCGTTCTCGGAAGCATTGCGCTGGGGTACGGAGATTTTCCACCACCTGAAAGACGTGCTGAAAAAGCAGGGCTTTAGCACCAACGTGGGTGACGAGGGCGGCTTTGCGCCGAACATCAAATCGAACGAGGACGCTATTAAAATTGTGTTGCAGGCCATTGAAACGGCTGGCTACCGCCCCGGCGAGGACGTGTTCATTGCCATGGATGCGGCCGTGTCGGAATTCTACGAGGATGGTGTGTACCACTTCAAGAAGAGCACCGGCGACAAGCTGACTTCGAGCCAGATGGTGGACTACTGGGCTGACTGGGTTAAGAAATACCCCATCATCAGCTTGGAAGATGGCATGGATGAGGATGACTGGAGCGGCTGGAAGAGCCTGACGGAGCGCGTGGGCAAGCAGACCCAGCTGGTGGGCGACGACCTGTTCGTGACCAATGTGGACCGCCTGCAGCGCGGCATCGACGAGAATATTGCCAATGCCATTCTCATCAAGGTGAACCAGATTGGCACGCTGACGGAAACCATCGCCGCCGTGAACCTGGGCCGTCGCAATGGCTACAAGAGCATCATGAGCCATCGCTCGGGTGAGACGGAGGACAGCACAATTGCCGATTTGGCCGTGGCGCTGAATACCGGCCAGATTAAGACGGGCTCGGCTTCGCGCTCGGACCGGATGGCGAAGTACAACCAGTTGCTCCGCATTGAGGAGGAACTTGGTGAGGTGGCGTACTTCCCTGGCAAGAAGATGTAA
- the rplQ gene encoding 50S ribosomal protein L17: MRHGRKINHLGRTTAHRHAMLSNMSSSLILYKRVTTTVAKAKALRKYIEPLLTKSKDDTTHSRRMVFAALQDKESIKELFGNISGKIANRPGGYTRILKLSDTRLGDNAEMCIIELVDFNETLMDAKTAAAEKATATTRRSRSRGGKKAAGDDATSATEVTGEAVAPAAVVEHSAPADTATETVKDGESREEAKADEAGA, translated from the coding sequence ATGCGACACGGAAGAAAGATTAACCATTTGGGCCGGACTACCGCCCACCGTCACGCCATGTTGTCGAACATGTCGTCTTCGCTCATCCTGTACAAGCGCGTTACCACGACGGTAGCTAAGGCCAAGGCCCTGCGCAAGTACATCGAGCCGCTGCTGACCAAGTCTAAAGACGATACGACGCACTCGCGTCGCATGGTGTTCGCTGCGTTGCAGGACAAGGAGTCGATTAAGGAGTTGTTTGGTAATATTTCGGGCAAAATTGCTAACCGTCCCGGTGGCTATACCCGCATTCTGAAGCTGAGCGATACCCGTTTGGGTGACAACGCCGAGATGTGCATCATCGAGCTGGTGGACTTCAACGAAACGTTGATGGACGCTAAGACGGCTGCTGCAGAAAAGGCTACTGCTACGACCCGTCGTTCGCGCAGCCGTGGTGGTAAGAAAGCCGCTGGCGACGACGCTACTTCGGCTACCGAAGTAACCGGCGAAGCTGTAGCTCCTGCCGCTGTAGTTGAGCACTCGGCTCCGGCTGACACTGCTACTGAAACCGTTAAGGATGGCGAGAGCCGCGAAGAGGCTAAGGCTGACGAAGCTGGTGCTTAA
- a CDS encoding DNA-directed RNA polymerase subunit alpha, which produces MSILAFQMPEKVVMEKSDDFTGTFEFKPLEKGYGVTIGNALRRILLSSLEGFAITSVRTNSVLHEFSTIEGVIEDMSEIILNLKMVRFKKVSDAISDKITVRVKGQDSFSGADIAKFASGFEVLNPDHVIAHLDPSTELEFELTIARGRGYVPADENKPADQVFGQIAIDAIYTPIKNVKYSIENTRVEQKTDYEKLVIEIQTDGSIHPEEALKGAANILIQHFMLFSDNTMTLEGPRVTEDEPIDEETMQMRKMLKTPLEDMELSVRAKNCLKAADIKTMGELVQLEIADMMKFRNFGKKSLTELENLVEERGLEFGMDLGKYRLEED; this is translated from the coding sequence ATGTCAATCTTAGCTTTTCAGATGCCGGAGAAAGTGGTGATGGAGAAATCCGACGACTTCACCGGGACGTTTGAATTTAAGCCGCTCGAGAAGGGCTACGGCGTCACCATTGGCAATGCGCTGCGTCGCATTCTGTTGTCGTCGCTGGAGGGTTTCGCCATCACGTCGGTGCGCACCAACAGCGTGCTGCACGAGTTTTCGACCATCGAAGGGGTGATTGAGGACATGTCCGAAATCATCCTGAACTTGAAGATGGTCCGCTTCAAGAAAGTGAGCGATGCCATCTCGGATAAAATTACGGTGCGCGTGAAAGGCCAGGATTCCTTTTCGGGCGCTGATATTGCCAAGTTCGCCAGCGGCTTTGAAGTACTGAACCCTGACCACGTGATTGCTCACCTGGACCCCAGTACCGAGCTGGAGTTTGAGTTGACGATTGCCCGTGGCCGTGGCTACGTGCCCGCCGACGAGAACAAGCCGGCTGACCAGGTTTTCGGTCAGATTGCCATCGATGCTATCTACACGCCTATTAAGAACGTGAAGTACAGCATTGAGAACACCCGCGTGGAGCAGAAGACCGACTATGAGAAGCTCGTTATCGAGATTCAGACCGACGGTTCGATTCACCCGGAGGAGGCACTGAAAGGTGCGGCCAATATTCTCATTCAGCACTTTATGTTGTTCTCGGACAACACGATGACCCTCGAGGGTCCTCGTGTAACGGAGGACGAGCCGATTGATGAGGAAACCATGCAGATGCGCAAGATGCTCAAGACTCCTTTGGAGGACATGGAGCTCAGCGTACGCGCCAAGAACTGCCTCAAGGCTGCCGACATCAAGACGATGGGCGAACTGGTGCAGCTCGAAATCGCCGACATGATGAAATTCCGCAACTTTGGCAAGAAGAGCCTGACCGAGCTGGAAAACCTCGTTGAAGAGCGTGGTTTGGAGTTTGGGATGGACCTGGGCAAGTATCGCCTGGAGGAAGACTAG
- the rpsD gene encoding 30S ribosomal protein S4 → MARYTGPTSKIARRFNEAIFGPSKALNKKAYPPGQHGRGRRKKQSEYAVQLMEKQKVKYMYGMLEKQFENLFHKAAALPGITGDNLLALLEARLDNAVYRLGIASTRRAARQLVGHKHITVNGEVVNIPSYHLRPGDIVAVREKSKSLEAITTSLSVRNSRQFSWLEWDGKELAGKFINAPARELIPEKITEQLIVELYSK, encoded by the coding sequence ATGGCACGTTATACCGGCCCAACCTCAAAAATTGCCCGTCGCTTCAACGAGGCGATTTTCGGCCCGAGCAAAGCGCTCAACAAAAAAGCCTATCCTCCGGGCCAGCACGGCCGTGGCCGTCGCAAGAAGCAGTCGGAGTATGCGGTCCAGCTGATGGAGAAGCAGAAGGTGAAGTACATGTACGGCATGTTGGAGAAGCAATTCGAAAACCTGTTCCACAAAGCAGCAGCGCTTCCCGGCATCACCGGCGATAACCTGCTCGCGCTGTTGGAAGCCCGTCTGGACAACGCCGTGTACCGTTTGGGCATTGCCTCGACGCGTCGCGCTGCCCGCCAGCTCGTTGGTCACAAGCACATCACCGTAAACGGTGAAGTGGTGAACATCCCTTCGTACCACCTCCGTCCCGGCGACATTGTTGCCGTTCGGGAGAAGTCGAAGTCGTTGGAAGCCATCACCACGAGCCTTTCGGTTCGCAACTCGCGCCAGTTCTCCTGGCTGGAGTGGGACGGCAAGGAGTTGGCTGGCAAGTTCATCAACGCCCCCGCCCGTGAGCTGATTCCGGAGAAAATCACCGAGCAGCTCATCGTCGAACTGTATTCGAAGTAA
- the rpsK gene encoding 30S ribosomal protein S11, whose translation MAQKRKDKAKKRVVVVEQVGQVHIRASFNNIIISITNNNGQVISWASAGKMGFRGSKKNTPYAAQMAMSDCGKVAHDLGMRKAEVFVKGPGSGRESAIRALGNVGIEVTTIRDVTPLPHNGCRPPKRRRV comes from the coding sequence ATGGCACAAAAAAGAAAAGACAAAGCCAAGAAGCGCGTTGTCGTGGTGGAGCAGGTTGGCCAGGTACACATCCGTGCCTCGTTCAACAACATCATCATCTCGATTACGAACAATAACGGTCAAGTGATTTCGTGGGCTTCGGCCGGCAAAATGGGCTTCCGTGGTTCGAAGAAGAATACGCCTTACGCCGCCCAAATGGCGATGAGCGACTGCGGTAAAGTAGCCCACGACTTGGGCATGCGCAAAGCCGAAGTCTTCGTAAAAGGCCCGGGTTCGGGCCGTGAGTCGGCCATCCGCGCCCTCGGCAACGTGGGTATTGAGGTGACCACCATCCGCGACGTAACGCCGCTGCCCCACAACGGCTGCCGCCCTCCCAAGCGTCGTCGCGTTTAG
- the rpsM gene encoding 30S ribosomal protein S13 — protein sequence MARIAGVDIPDNKRGEISLTYIFGIGRSNASKILVKAGIDVNKKVKDWTDEESGAVRAIIAAEHKTEGVLRSEVTTNIKRLMDIGCYRGLRHRKGLPVRGQRTKNNSRTRKGKRKTVAGKKKATK from the coding sequence ATGGCTCGTATCGCAGGGGTTGATATCCCGGACAACAAGCGCGGCGAAATTTCGCTGACCTACATTTTCGGCATTGGCCGGAGCAACGCCAGCAAGATTCTGGTAAAAGCTGGCATCGATGTCAACAAGAAGGTGAAGGACTGGACTGACGAGGAGTCGGGTGCCGTCCGCGCTATCATTGCTGCCGAGCACAAGACCGAAGGCGTGCTGCGCTCGGAAGTAACGACGAACATCAAGCGTTTGATGGACATCGGCTGCTACCGTGGTCTGCGTCACCGCAAAGGTCTGCCAGTTCGTGGTCAGCGTACCAAGAACAACTCGCGTACCCGCAAGGGCAAGCGCAAGACTGTGGCCGGCAAGAAGAAGGCAACTAAATAA
- the ykgO gene encoding type B 50S ribosomal protein L36 — MKVKTSIKKRSVDCKIVRRNGKLYVINKKNPRFKQRQG, encoded by the coding sequence ATGAAAGTCAAAACCTCCATAAAAAAGCGTAGCGTTGACTGCAAGATTGTGCGTCGCAACGGCAAGCTCTACGTTATCAACAAGAAAAACCCACGCTTTAAGCAGCGTCAGGGTTAA
- the infA gene encoding translation initiation factor IF-1, producing the protein MAKQASIEQDGTILEALSNAMFRVELENGHQLIAHISGKMRMHYIKILPGDKVKLEMSPYDLSKGRIKYRYK; encoded by the coding sequence ATGGCAAAACAAGCCTCGATTGAGCAGGACGGAACCATCCTGGAAGCCCTCTCCAACGCCATGTTCCGCGTGGAACTGGAGAATGGTCACCAGCTGATTGCCCACATTTCGGGTAAGATGCGGATGCACTACATCAAAATTCTGCCCGGCGACAAAGTGAAGCTGGAAATGTCTCCTTACGACTTGTCGAAGGGCCGCATCAAGTATCGCTACAAGTAA
- the map gene encoding type I methionyl aminopeptidase, translated as MASGSIQYKTEEEIDLIRASALVLAKAHGEVASMVKEGVTTRQLDKRAEEFIRDHGGVPSFKGYNKFPYSLCLSPNSVVVHGFATDEPLKSGDILSVDCGVYLNGFHSDSAYTYPIGEVAPEILTLLRETKASLYKGIEQAVSGNRVGDISYAIQNHVAPMGYGVVRELVGHGVGAKLHEKPEVPNYGKRGSGPLLQTGLVIAIEPMVNLGKKDVVQEADGWTIRTKDRKASAHFEHTVVVRKEKAEILTSFEYIEKALQQ; from the coding sequence ATGGCAAGCGGTAGCATTCAATACAAAACCGAAGAAGAGATTGACCTCATCCGTGCCAGCGCGCTTGTGCTGGCCAAGGCTCACGGCGAAGTCGCGAGCATGGTGAAGGAAGGAGTGACGACGCGGCAGCTTGATAAGCGCGCAGAGGAATTCATCCGGGACCATGGTGGAGTGCCATCCTTTAAAGGGTATAATAAGTTTCCCTACAGCCTGTGCCTCTCGCCGAACTCGGTGGTGGTGCACGGGTTCGCTACCGACGAGCCCCTGAAGAGTGGCGATATTCTCTCGGTGGATTGCGGGGTTTATCTGAATGGTTTCCACTCAGATAGTGCTTACACCTACCCAATCGGGGAGGTAGCGCCGGAAATACTCACGTTGCTGCGGGAAACCAAAGCTTCGCTGTACAAAGGCATTGAACAAGCCGTGAGCGGCAACCGCGTGGGCGATATCAGCTACGCCATCCAGAACCATGTGGCCCCGATGGGCTACGGGGTTGTGCGCGAGTTGGTCGGCCACGGAGTTGGTGCGAAGTTGCATGAGAAACCTGAGGTGCCGAACTACGGCAAGCGGGGTTCCGGGCCGCTTTTGCAAACGGGCTTGGTCATCGCCATCGAACCGATGGTGAATCTGGGTAAAAAAGACGTGGTACAGGAGGCGGATGGCTGGACTATCCGTACCAAGGACCGCAAAGCATCGGCGCACTTTGAGCATACCGTTGTTGTTAGAAAAGAAAAGGCGGAGATTCTCACCTCCTTTGAGTACATCGAAAAAGCATTGCAGCAGTAG